In Setaria italica strain Yugu1 chromosome I, Setaria_italica_v2.0, whole genome shotgun sequence, the genomic window CACAAATCCATTTTTGGAGGAAGATGAAAAGGGTGACAAGATtagagaagagagaaggggaaaggctggaaggggaaggggaaaagAAAGAATGCGCAGAGAGCTAGGGAACAAGACGACGCGAGGAGTGAAGGAGAGACATGGTCACGGTGGTggaggggaaaaagaaacaaacttctAATAGGCTCAATATGATGATGTGGCATGTTTTTAAATATTAGGGGGCTAGTTATTAGGAAACTGTTGTGGGTTGATAcgtttttggggaaaaaaattttTTGAAAGAGCTTCCGATacataattttaattttaaggAACTTGGAGTTGCCCTAATCCAATCTCGGCCTTCCCGCCAAAGAGCAGTCGCCCGCTGTTTACCTCGCACAAACCCGCGCGAATCCGCAGGCAGCAGATCCCAGATTCGAAACGGAGGAGGAGCACCGAGCACGGCAGATCAGATCGCAGCTCGCAGCCACGCCGGGTCCCCGGCGATCGCGTTGCGCACACCGAACAATCATCTCGTCACGCGGGGCACGTACGGCGCACGGGGGAAGACCTTTCCAAACCGACTCCTAGCTCGGTACGGTGGTGTGCCCGTGCGTGGCGGGCCGGGGGCCGTGGCTGCGCTGCGCTCCGTCGTCGGCCGGGCGCACGCCCCTGCCTCCCCGCCCCAAACAGCTCCAGATCTGTCTCTTTCCGATGATTGATCCGTCGCAGgctcgcagcagcagcaccaccagctGCACAGAGATCCAAGCCCTTCCCCTTCCGGTTCCGCTCGTCGCTGGCTCGCCCGCCTCTTCCCCGTGTAATCTTACGTTGGAGCCACGGCTCCTTTGCATCTCCCTCGCCACTGTTACCAGGAGCAACCCGCACTGCCGCACCGAGAAAACACGAGCCAATCCTGCCGTACCATCGTACATGTGTTGTTGCAGCTTGGCCTGCAGAAGTTTACCTGCAGGTGAAGAAGTTGGGAAGCTCTCACCGCAAGGTCCGAGTTGTTGCAGCCATGGGGGAGGACCAGGCGGGGAAATCGCATCCGCTGAGCCCGTGAAACCTGGCAAGTTTCCAGAGGGGCGTGGACACCGGCACCGTCAGCTACGCGCCCGCTTGTGACGTAGCGGCCGTCCAAGCACACCATTGAATTCCGTTGGCTTCATGTATGGTATGGGTGATGCACTGATGCAGCCTGGACCTGCCAATGGCTGTGGTCACCACTCACTGGCACCAAAAGTTCACTTCGTAGACAAGCCCTCCGCGGCGACCCACGATTCACGCCGCGGGGGGACAGGCAGGAGAGACCGCCCGAAGCGTAATGTCTACAGCGATCTGAACTCATGGCTCATCAGAGTATCATACGATGTGAAGAGGACTACCACCACCAGCAACAGTGTACCTGCACATGCCTCTGCAACTGCACCTCTGCAAGTCTTGCTCACGCATAGTTTATTTCACGCACCGCGTTGCCATCTAAAATCCATGTTTCGGCTCTGAATTTGCTGCTGCCTGGGATCGATCTCTGACTCTGAAGTTGCTGTTAACGAGTCAAGAACCGCACTACGGTCAAGAGGCAAGAGGGTGCGTGACAACGAAGAGCGGGGGCAGCATGATCGTGCTGCTGGCTGGGGAGGGGGCGAGGCGATCGATCGAGATCCAGGACGACAAGTTAATGTGCAGTGCTCGATTGGTAGGAGGGGGGCGACAAGGGAATGCAGGTGGTAGGAGCCAGGCATGGGGAGCGCCCAATGAGGAGGTCCAGGCACGGAGCCGCTGCCCTCCCTGCGACGCAAGGTCCACGACCCGTGGAGGAGGGCTCATGAGCCATGATGTGCGCCATTGAGTCGATAACGAAATCATGATGAGCTACTCCGGTCAAGTCATGGAGCAGGTCTTCAGAATGTGCCTTCGAGCGATCAATGATCATGGCTCCGCCACCTGTAGTGAATGGAGGCAAGGACTGGGCGACTGGCCTGGATTCAGAGCTGAATAATTTTCCCCTTTCCCTCTTTGCTGCATAATTGCAAAGATCATGTGCAGAGCTTCTGAAATTTCGTTGGGATTTGCCATTGTCCAGCAAGCGTCGAACAGGAGCTTGTCGGCATGGCCAGGCCAGAGTGTTGGATCTATGGCGATAGCTGTAAGCTGATCCGGACATTTGGTTGGGTTGGGACTGTCGCTGAGATCACACACCCGCAGTAGTCAGTGCTGGGGGCACGAATAGTATTCAGCACCAGCAGACTGCAGACTGTACACTGCGACATCCCATTACCAGGTATCTCTGAAGTATTCAATGGAGAGCTATCAAGTGTATAAAGCTGAACGATTTTCGTATGATAATTCTTGATCGCAGGTTGCTGTAAGTTGTGCATCTGCGCAATGCAGAGAAACAATTTGAACGACACAAAGAACCCTTTTCTAGCGCATTAGCTCATCAGTGATTCAGTGCAGGGGAGCATACCCATCCGGAAACAGCAAATGACAGGGCCAGGTGAACCAAGACAGAGGCACGCCCTACACTGGTAGAAAGTAACTACAGCCCATTGTACTGCGGGTAGAATGTCAAGCAACAATTGTACTTGGCACCATTGCTACGCAGTAGTGACCACACACGACCAGGGTTCCAGAAACCCAATTGGCAGTTCAGGGGACGGGGGTTTCCAGTTATCGGCTGGTTACTGATGATGCTTCACAACCCTGGCTCTGTTCATGGTGCAATAGTTACCGGCTCCAGTTACCTCAGTGGCATATGCAGTTGATGGGGGGGAAAAGGTAAGTGGCAATAAAACAATAGAGATTCTTGCCTCCAAAATATGCTTGACCGTGAGGCGCACAGAGATGGTAGGTGGATCTCAGTTTTGTTTACGGGTGGAATTCAAGTGCAAATGCATCAAGATCGATACTCAAAAAGTCCAAGTACACAACAATAGTTACTGTGCCCAGAGGATTCTTCTCAGGGTTTTGCAAGCTGATCTAAGGTTTATTGGCATAGTCTTAGCTTTCACCAGCATCAATAACAAAATATTCCCAACCAAATTGTAACTTTTAAGTGACAGGATCCCTTTATTTATACTCCCCAATTTGATCAGATAAACTACTGACCTAGCAGATTAATGTATCTTTTAAACCCATGAATCATTTAAGGTCCGTATATGTTCCAGATAAATAAATAGAGTGGATAGGACAGGCAGGGTAGCAATCAAGGATAATCAACGATGGTACCGTGCACATGATCAACCATTGAAAAGAAACAGAACAATGCTGAGTGTCAACAAACTGATAACTCATtattaacaaaagaaaatatatCTTTAGTATCATGAAATATATCAAATTGTTCTATTGCACTGCTGATCCCTTTTTGGATTCTTCTCATTCATCGCAAGTTCAATGCCCAAGGCAACCCTTGCCTAAAGTTCAATGCAAATTGAAGGAGCAAAAGTACAAAATGGTAAGAGAGAGCTCTTATCTCTACAATATATGTAAATTCCTTGTTCCCTCTCTACCTACACCAGCATCCTGAACCCCCAAGGGTTTTGTATTCCCCTTACGGATGTCAATTGCATGAACTGGCTCACAGCACGCAGCTTGTTATTTGTTCTATATGGATCAAGTAGTGTGCCTGCTTTGTTGTTCCTTTAAGCAACTACTTGACTACACCATTATCCTTGAGTGGCCAAACTAAATTAAGATGATTGAACCAACCAAAAACTCCTAGAGTGGTGAGGAGCACACCTGAAGCAATCAGAGCAGTCTTCTAGTAATCCTTCTCCTCTTGCTTGTGGAAGAACTATGGTAACATGTTGCAGGAGATCCAACAGTAGCATCATCGCTTTGTTGACTCAGACAGGCTGCAGCATCTAATACACCAATGGGGCTTTGTGGCACAGAGGAAATTGATGATCCAGCAGATTTTAGGATAATGCTTCCCATAGTAATCTTCTCTTTAATCATTTCATGGCATCTTAAAACTCGTTCCTAAAACACATTAATGGTGTTTAGACTAAATTGGAAACAATTTGAGTAAGTGTTGCACTCAGAGGTTACCATCCAATGATAAGTGCTAAATGGTTCAGTTGGAACACAGAGCTGTGAAATATTACCTTGTCCAAATACTTGCAACTAGTAGCAGCTCTTTCAATTACAGAACTTCTGCATTCCCCAATCGCAGCAAGAGCAACACTGGCAGCAATCTCTGAGGGTCTGAACACCACAAATTCAGCACCTGCAGACCCAATTGTCAAACTTTAGGAATTGATTGCTGCCAAATTGACAAATTCAATATGCCGATCGATGAAGACCAGGAATCACATCAACTAATTCTAAAATTGTACCTTTAGCAGTGCTCAAGATAAGGTCGGCAGAGCGAGAGCGTGCGAGCAAGGAGGGTACACCAAGATCACTCAATTTGTGAAGAAAGTATTCAATAAAGGAGCAAGCAGTAACAGCGTGCATCCTCCACTTTAAGGTGCTTAGCACCACAAGCTCCATCCTTTTTATGGTCCTCCCCTCAAAAACAAACTTTGCCTCAGGAACCTGATAGGCAAAGTCGTCAATTAATCTCTCGAGAAGGCAAAACTTTCACAATGTATGTGCAGGCCATTTATGAGATGCATCGCACTGACTCACCTGCAAGTCCAAGGGGAGTGGCGCAAAAGTCTCCTCCATTTTCGAAGCCAAAGACAAGCATGCCACTGCCAAGAGCTGCGTCATCCAAGGGTTACCTTCCTGCCATGATTTGGATCTCCCCCCCATCAACACTATGTAATTTGAGTAGGATTGCTTGCAGTGATACTAAAATTGCAAGACTTACAGGAAGCTCATACGTGGAGAGGAATCTATCGAGGTAGTTCACAGATAAAACTGCAGTCAACGGTGCGAAATTGTAATGATCAATGACCTATCCAGCAAAAAGATGCGGATTCAGTGAGCTGTGAAGACAATATACATCCAGTACGACACCGATGAGCAGCAATCAAGTCAAGAACCGCGATGAACTCTATAAAGGAGAAACCTTTACGCAAATCCGGCGATTCACATCTCAGCATCTCACCATAATAACGCAAAGAAAGGATCCGATAGATTCACACAACTCACCTTCCAAATCCAATCGACGGCGTCCCTCCGGACGGCGGCCAAATCCAGGCCCCCATACCGCCGTTGCAGCTTCTGGGGGTACCCCTCCACCGGCATGTGCTCCGTCTCCCTCTCCACGAGCGCCGCAACGCACTCATCCGACTGCAAGGGGAACTCCGTCAAGAACCCATCGGCCGcgatcccggcggcggcggcggcggcggcgacgacggtgtCGCGTGGCGGCGTAGCGCCCGCCCAAGAGGACTCCTCCCCCTCGTCGTCAAGGCCGAGAATAGCGGCGTTGTCCTCCGCGCAGAGCAGCACGGAGGCGGCGCAGTCATAGCCCGGCAGCATGCTTGCCACGCCACCTACTTGCCAAAAGCTGCTACGGCAGGAATGCAGGACTGGAGCAACGAGCAATCAATTCACCAGCGCAGCTCTtactctcctctcctcccctcctcgcGAGCTGATTGCTATCCTCTCTGAATCTGGATTGCTACTATCCTCCCCCTCCCtgccttctctccctctccctcttcttGATTTTATTCAGATAGatataaaaaaggtaaaaaaaaattttGCCTTTTTTCTATTGAGTTCTTCTCAAGTGGAGAGGCCAGAGGggcgagagggagggagggggaggaggtcAGGAGGATGCCGGACACTGTAGTGTGGAAACAGGAGGAGA contains:
- the LOC101763304 gene encoding cyclin-D3-1, producing the protein MLPGYDCAASVLLCAEDNAAILGLDDEGEESSWAGATPPRDTVVAAAAAAAGIAADGFLTEFPLQSDECVAALVERETEHMPVEGYPQKLQRRYGGLDLAAVRRDAVDWIWKVIDHYNFAPLTAVLSVNYLDRFLSTYELPEGNPWMTQLLAVACLSLASKMEETFAPLPLDLQVPEAKFVFEGRTIKRMELVVLSTLKWRMHAVTACSFIEYFLHKLSDLGVPSLLARSRSADLILSTAKGAEFVVFRPSEIAASVALAAIGECRSSVIERAATSCKYLDKERVLRCHEMIKEKITMGSIILKSAGSSISSVPQSPIGVLDAAACLSQQSDDATVGSPATCYHSSSTSKRRRITRRLL